In Hoeflea ulvae, one genomic interval encodes:
- a CDS encoding ABC transporter ATP-binding protein: MPDRTNPFLILQSIGKTFASGVTALDNVNLTINEGDFMSLLGPSGCGKSTALRIIAGLSSPTSGVVDWRGPQLEQNDIGFVFQEPTLLPWASVYDNVWLPLRLRGVSRKQAEPQIAEVLERVHLTGFETAVPRELSGGMKMRVSIARGLVTRPRMLLMDEPFAALDEITRFRLNNDLLELWQERRFTVLFVTHSVFESVFLSNRITVMAAHPGRVFEELSIDAPYPRDAAFRTSPHYAQLCRNTSDTLSRAMGLEAADVH, encoded by the coding sequence ATGCCCGACCGGACAAATCCCTTCCTGATCCTGCAATCCATTGGCAAGACTTTCGCATCCGGTGTCACCGCTCTGGACAATGTCAATCTGACGATCAACGAAGGCGACTTCATGAGCCTGCTCGGCCCGTCGGGCTGCGGCAAGTCGACAGCGCTCAGGATCATTGCCGGGTTGTCGTCGCCGACCTCCGGCGTGGTCGACTGGCGCGGGCCACAGCTTGAGCAAAACGACATCGGCTTTGTCTTTCAGGAACCGACCCTACTGCCCTGGGCCAGTGTCTATGACAATGTCTGGCTGCCGCTGCGGCTGCGCGGCGTCTCCCGCAAGCAGGCCGAGCCGCAGATCGCGGAAGTGCTGGAACGGGTGCATCTGACCGGCTTTGAGACCGCCGTGCCGAGGGAACTCTCCGGCGGCATGAAGATGCGCGTCTCCATCGCCCGCGGACTGGTGACCAGGCCACGCATGCTGCTGATGGATGAGCCCTTCGCCGCTCTCGACGAGATCACCCGGTTCCGGCTCAACAACGACCTGCTGGAACTGTGGCAGGAGCGCCGCTTCACGGTGCTGTTCGTCACCCATTCGGTGTTTGAAAGCGTGTTTTTGTCCAATCGCATCACCGTCATGGCGGCGCACCCGGGCCGGGTGTTCGAGGAACTCAGCATCGATGCGCCCTATCCGCGCGATGCGGCCTTCCGGACATCGCCCCATTACGCGCAACTGTGCCGCAACACATCCGACACGCTGTCGCGCGCCATGGGGCTGGAGGCAGCCGATGTCCATTGA
- a CDS encoding RidA family protein encodes MKHHTPDTIRAPFARYSHGVEVPPGNRLMFCSGQLSITIDDEIPESAEAQTELCFANISEILRSAGMQLSDIVRINAFVTDRAHLPGYMKVRDRLFGDPAPASTLMIVSGFAREVFKVEIEVIAAAAQG; translated from the coding sequence ATGAAACACCATACGCCAGACACCATCCGCGCGCCCTTTGCCCGCTACAGCCATGGCGTGGAAGTCCCGCCCGGAAACCGCCTGATGTTCTGCTCCGGGCAGTTGTCGATCACCATCGATGACGAGATTCCCGAAAGCGCCGAAGCCCAGACCGAGCTGTGTTTTGCCAATATTTCCGAAATTCTTCGCTCAGCCGGAATGCAGCTCTCGGATATCGTGCGGATCAACGCCTTTGTCACCGATCGGGCACATTTGCCCGGTTACATGAAGGTCCGCGACCGCCTGTTTGGCGATCCGGCCCCGGCGTCGACACTGATGATCGTCTCGGGCTTTGCCCGCGAGGTGTTCAAGGTCGAGATCGAGGTTATCGCTGCGGCCGCGCAGGGGTAA
- a CDS encoding creatininase family protein, translating into MTRKIWWGDFTTREFDGLDPEATIAVLPIAAIEQHGPHLPVSTDTSIMQGMLDTVIAQVPDDLDIRILPIQCVGKSNEHQHAPGTLTIPATTLIEHWVELGHSIVRAGIRKVVMVNSHGGNEEVMGIVARELRVRARMLAVKTSWMRFGLPAQMYSEIETSYGIHGGDVETSLMLHFRPELVAMDKAENFVSAVTRAQNDFDLLRHTGPHAFAWIASDLNASGAVGEAALATAAKGEATARHQAEGFINLMRDVRAARLDDWLA; encoded by the coding sequence ATGACGCGGAAAATCTGGTGGGGCGATTTCACCACACGGGAATTTGACGGGCTGGATCCGGAAGCGACCATCGCGGTGCTGCCGATTGCCGCGATCGAACAGCACGGGCCGCATCTTCCGGTCTCCACCGACACATCGATCATGCAGGGCATGCTCGACACCGTGATTGCACAGGTGCCCGACGATCTCGATATTCGCATCCTGCCGATCCAGTGTGTCGGCAAATCCAACGAGCACCAGCATGCGCCGGGCACGCTGACCATTCCGGCGACGACTCTGATCGAGCATTGGGTCGAACTGGGCCATTCCATCGTCCGCGCCGGCATCCGCAAGGTGGTGATGGTCAATTCCCATGGCGGCAATGAAGAGGTCATGGGCATTGTCGCGCGCGAGCTTCGGGTTCGCGCCCGCATGCTGGCGGTCAAGACCTCCTGGATGCGGTTCGGCCTTCCGGCTCAGATGTACAGCGAGATCGAGACATCCTACGGCATCCATGGCGGCGATGTCGAAACCTCGCTGATGCTGCATTTCCGGCCCGAGCTGGTGGCCATGGACAAGGCCGAAAACTTCGTGTCGGCCGTCACCCGTGCGCAGAATGATTTCGATCTGCTGCGCCATACCGGACCACATGCCTTCGCCTGGATTGCCAGCGATCTCAATGCCTCGGGTGCCGTCGGCGAGGCGGCGCTGGCGACCGCGGCCAAGGGCGAGGCCACGGCACGGCATCAGGCCGAAGGTTTCATCAACTTGATGCGTGATGTCCGAGCCGCCAGGCTTGATGACTGGCTGGCATAA
- a CDS encoding NAD(P)H-dependent oxidoreductase → MRILLIYCHPVPESFCAAIRDAAVSTLEKAGHEVDLLDLYAEGFDPVMAADERRHYNEMKLADHPFPDHAERLQAAEGLLFVYPTWWYGLPAMLKGWLDRVWTPDLTFRIPDGPGPIEPLMTHINLLGVITTCGAPRWWSYVVGHPGKRTILRGMRALCGKHCRRLFMAHYMMDKSTPESRARYLASVEKRLAKI, encoded by the coding sequence ATGCGCATTCTTCTGATCTATTGCCACCCGGTGCCCGAAAGTTTTTGCGCGGCAATTCGTGACGCGGCGGTCAGCACTCTAGAAAAGGCCGGCCACGAAGTGGATCTGCTCGACCTCTATGCCGAAGGCTTTGACCCGGTGATGGCGGCGGACGAACGACGCCATTACAACGAAATGAAGCTCGCCGACCATCCGTTCCCCGATCACGCCGAACGGTTGCAGGCGGCGGAAGGACTGCTGTTTGTCTATCCAACCTGGTGGTACGGATTGCCGGCCATGCTCAAGGGCTGGCTCGACCGGGTCTGGACGCCGGATCTCACCTTCCGCATTCCTGACGGGCCCGGCCCGATCGAGCCGCTGATGACGCATATCAACCTGCTCGGCGTGATCACCACCTGCGGCGCGCCGCGCTGGTGGTCCTATGTGGTCGGCCATCCCGGCAAACGCACGATCCTGCGCGGCATGCGCGCGCTGTGCGGCAAACACTGCCGGCGGCTGTTCATGGCGCATTACATGATGGACAAATCCACGCCGGAGAGCCGCGCGCGCTATCTCGCGTCAGTTGAAAAACGGCTCGCAAAGATCTGA
- a CDS encoding ABC transporter permease — MSIETAHPVVIDADEARRERNRRMERTGRWLLPLIIMAAAIIFWDRICVWNEIPKYILPRPGVVLDTLIEDAGLLFSSLLVTLRITLLSLALAVFGGVGLSVLFTQSRWIEMSLFPFAIVLQVTPIVAIFPLINIYVDDQTTKLLLCAWIVAFFPILSNTTLGLNSVDRNLIDYFKLNGATRWQTLWHLRLPAAMPYFLGGLKIAGGLALIGAVVAEFVAGTAGQSSGLASRIIEAGYRLNAPRLFAALILISLTGIIIFLALSWISHLVLHRWHESALKQEQ; from the coding sequence ATGTCCATTGAAACCGCACATCCGGTGGTGATCGACGCCGACGAAGCCCGCCGCGAACGCAACCGGCGGATGGAACGCACCGGACGCTGGCTGTTGCCGCTGATCATCATGGCAGCCGCCATCATCTTCTGGGACCGGATCTGCGTCTGGAACGAGATCCCGAAATATATCCTGCCGCGCCCGGGCGTGGTGCTCGACACGCTGATCGAGGATGCGGGCCTGTTGTTTTCTTCGCTGCTGGTCACGCTGCGGATCACGCTCTTGTCGCTGGCGCTGGCGGTGTTTGGCGGGGTCGGGCTGTCGGTGCTGTTCACCCAGTCGCGCTGGATCGAGATGAGCCTGTTTCCCTTTGCCATCGTCTTGCAGGTCACGCCGATCGTGGCGATCTTTCCGCTGATCAACATCTATGTCGATGACCAGACCACCAAATTGCTGCTCTGCGCCTGGATCGTCGCCTTCTTCCCGATCCTGTCCAACACCACGCTGGGCCTCAATTCGGTTGACCGCAACCTGATCGACTATTTCAAGCTCAATGGCGCCACCCGCTGGCAGACGCTGTGGCACCTCCGGCTACCGGCGGCGATGCCCTATTTCCTCGGCGGATTGAAGATCGCCGGCGGCCTGGCGCTGATCGGCGCCGTGGTGGCGGAATTCGTTGCCGGCACCGCCGGGCAGTCCTCCGGCCTGGCCTCGCGGATCATCGAGGCCGGCTATCGCCTCAATGCACCCCGGCTGTTTGCCGCGCTGATCCTGATCTCGCTCACCGGCATCATCATCTTCCTGGCCCTGTCCTGGATTTCCCACCTCGTGCTGCATCGCTGGCACGAGAGCGCGCTCAAACAGGAGCAATAG
- a CDS encoding FAD-binding oxidoreductase, whose amino-acid sequence MDMTALIADLDGIRIEENDKIIQQKSRDFYWYSPVLKRQLDHVTADLVVSPRTEAELIHVLKACYARNVPVTPRGTGTGNYGQAMPLSGGVVLSLADLNEIRQISPGRVICGPGVICSDLDKAAREASGQELRMHPSTAHTATIGGFIAGGSGGVGSISWGGLRDFGNIIRLRVVTMEAEPQVLELTGEDLHKVTHAYGTNGIITEVEMPLAPAYDWVDSIVGFDSFDEATVYANALARQDGILTKLISVVAAPCPFDYFKRHQKFLTEGQSVVLVMVAPHSHDAFKAFTARHSGEIVFDATTAGDLKGLPPMFELAWNHTTLRALRVDPAWTYLQTLYPFPNQLELTSKMDRMFPGELISHLEFVRFDGDITCFGLPLIRYSNEERLDEIIDLHNAHGCPVFNPHRFTLEEGGMKQTDEIQLAFKRQADPKGLLNPGKMIAWDDPDYDFQSGKVWLFKGLKQAS is encoded by the coding sequence ATGGACATGACTGCACTGATCGCCGATCTCGATGGCATCCGCATCGAGGAAAACGACAAGATCATTCAGCAGAAGAGCCGGGATTTCTACTGGTATTCGCCGGTGCTCAAGCGCCAGCTCGACCATGTCACCGCCGATCTGGTGGTGTCGCCCAGGACAGAAGCCGAGCTGATCCACGTCCTCAAGGCCTGTTACGCCCGCAATGTCCCCGTCACTCCGCGCGGCACCGGGACGGGCAATTACGGCCAGGCCATGCCGCTGTCGGGCGGCGTGGTGCTGAGCCTGGCCGATCTCAACGAGATCAGGCAGATTTCGCCCGGCCGGGTGATCTGCGGTCCCGGCGTGATCTGCTCCGATCTCGACAAGGCCGCGCGCGAAGCGTCCGGGCAGGAACTGCGCATGCATCCCTCCACGGCGCACACCGCGACCATCGGCGGTTTCATTGCCGGCGGCTCGGGCGGAGTCGGCTCGATCTCCTGGGGCGGCTTGCGCGATTTCGGCAACATCATCCGGTTGCGCGTCGTCACCATGGAAGCCGAGCCACAGGTGCTGGAGCTGACCGGCGAGGATTTGCACAAGGTGACGCACGCCTATGGCACCAACGGCATCATCACCGAAGTCGAAATGCCGCTGGCGCCGGCCTATGACTGGGTCGACTCCATTGTCGGCTTTGACAGCTTCGACGAAGCTACCGTCTATGCCAATGCGCTGGCCCGCCAGGACGGCATTCTCACAAAGCTGATCTCGGTGGTCGCGGCCCCCTGCCCGTTCGACTATTTCAAGCGCCACCAGAAATTCCTTACAGAAGGCCAGAGCGTGGTTCTGGTCATGGTGGCGCCGCACAGCCATGACGCCTTCAAGGCGTTCACCGCCCGGCACAGCGGCGAGATCGTCTTCGACGCCACCACCGCAGGCGATCTGAAGGGTCTGCCGCCGATGTTCGAACTGGCCTGGAACCACACCACCTTGCGTGCATTGCGGGTCGATCCGGCCTGGACCTATCTGCAGACGCTGTACCCGTTTCCCAACCAGCTTGAGCTCACCTCGAAAATGGACAGGATGTTTCCCGGCGAGCTGATTTCGCATCTCGAATTCGTCCGATTCGATGGCGACATCACCTGTTTCGGCCTGCCGCTGATCCGTTATTCCAACGAAGAACGGCTCGACGAGATCATCGATCTGCACAATGCCCATGGCTGCCCGGTGTTCAATCCGCACCGCTTCACGCTTGAGGAAGGCGGCATGAAGCAGACCGACGAGATCCAGCTCGCCTTCAAGCGCCAGGCCGATCCGAAAGGCCTGCTCAATCCGGGCAAGATGATCGCCTGGGACGATCCGGATTATGATTTCCAGTCCGGAAAGGTCTGGTTGTTCAAGGGCTTGAAACAGGCAAGTTGA
- a CDS encoding Kelch repeat-containing protein, whose amino-acid sequence MTTPPLLNYAYTTTPVPLQINATGAGITVVASNPGIYSNDASTNYVEVTSIVISFGAPGTGGSALTSDPSGITHAAPDGWSVDVTGLQFTFKPPTANNGNRIFPSDGLEFSFSGIAINGATGTVDATVNETASSPGGTPPTFYPPQPREMRTQIDGLGKFPAEFSIQSFSASPAAVAPGGATQLAWVATTIANSSFSLIRTYQGQVETITQHGNGTPLSATDTYPNPGKGDSSKLRINGSTTFTLQVVFTSGGDVIQAQDQFTVNVPAPTIDSFTATPATGLAVGDAVTLSWATVAAELVTISPPLDGLHTETTLTGNKTVFPLDFTRYRLTASGQGLNVSQSVVLFPMTPGWTTQTSKAPWAVNQVPMLFALDDILYLYPGQPGSTDNPAYSSPDGKNWLLVNPNTDLSHRTGAALANSGSSVLVMGGIPAGGSAAQDVWATTNGVTWDQITSSAAWSARSGAQAIYRSSKYWLMGGKDSANRNDVWSSPDGNTWTQATAAAAWPARSDFSLVEMGGKLYLFGGNGDSGLLNDLWTSTDAISWTEISIPPFGDESPAARSNAVLYGLSSKLMLYGGTGAGGALNDCWFWDSSSNWVHTNGPSVPAGAANFAATQYNGGNWLMGGSVGTDFGKGVWVYAE is encoded by the coding sequence ATGACCACTCCTCCGCTGCTCAACTATGCCTATACCACCACCCCGGTTCCGCTGCAGATCAACGCCACCGGAGCCGGGATCACCGTCGTGGCCTCCAATCCCGGCATCTATTCCAATGACGCCTCGACCAATTATGTCGAAGTCACCTCGATCGTGATCAGTTTCGGCGCGCCGGGAACGGGCGGGTCGGCGCTGACCAGCGATCCGAGCGGCATCACCCATGCCGCGCCCGACGGCTGGAGTGTCGACGTCACCGGATTGCAGTTCACCTTCAAGCCTCCCACCGCCAACAATGGCAACCGGATATTCCCCAGCGACGGACTGGAATTTTCCTTCTCCGGCATCGCGATCAATGGCGCCACCGGCACGGTCGATGCCACGGTCAACGAAACGGCCTCAAGCCCGGGCGGCACGCCCCCCACCTTCTACCCGCCGCAGCCCAGGGAAATGCGCACCCAGATAGACGGGCTGGGCAAGTTTCCCGCCGAGTTCAGCATCCAGTCCTTTTCGGCCAGTCCCGCAGCCGTGGCCCCCGGTGGTGCGACACAACTGGCCTGGGTTGCAACAACCATCGCCAATTCCAGCTTCTCGCTGATCCGCACCTACCAGGGACAGGTCGAAACCATCACCCAGCACGGCAACGGAACCCCGCTTTCGGCGACCGATACCTATCCCAATCCCGGCAAGGGTGACAGCAGCAAGCTGCGGATCAACGGTTCCACCACCTTCACCCTGCAGGTAGTCTTCACCTCGGGCGGAGACGTCATACAGGCCCAGGACCAGTTCACCGTCAATGTTCCTGCGCCGACGATCGACAGTTTCACCGCGACCCCTGCCACCGGGTTGGCGGTGGGAGACGCGGTGACGCTGAGCTGGGCCACCGTGGCTGCGGAATTGGTCACCATCTCGCCGCCGCTGGATGGACTGCACACCGAAACCACGCTGACGGGAAACAAAACGGTGTTTCCGCTGGACTTCACCCGGTACCGGCTCACCGCCTCGGGCCAGGGGCTCAATGTCAGCCAGAGCGTGGTGCTGTTCCCGATGACACCGGGCTGGACCACACAGACAAGCAAGGCGCCCTGGGCGGTCAACCAGGTCCCCATGCTGTTTGCGCTCGACGACATCCTGTATCTGTATCCCGGCCAGCCGGGCAGCACCGACAACCCGGCCTACAGCTCGCCCGACGGCAAGAACTGGCTGCTCGTCAACCCGAACACCGACCTGTCGCACCGCACCGGCGCGGCCCTGGCCAACAGCGGAAGCTCGGTGCTGGTGATGGGCGGCATTCCCGCAGGCGGCAGTGCCGCACAGGACGTATGGGCAACCACGAACGGCGTGACCTGGGACCAGATCACCTCCAGCGCGGCATGGTCGGCGCGCAGCGGTGCCCAGGCGATCTATCGCAGCAGCAAATACTGGCTGATGGGAGGAAAGGACAGCGCCAACCGCAACGATGTCTGGTCTTCCCCCGATGGCAATACCTGGACGCAAGCGACTGCGGCTGCCGCATGGCCCGCCCGCAGCGATTTCTCCCTGGTCGAGATGGGGGGCAAGCTCTATCTGTTCGGCGGCAATGGCGACAGCGGCCTGCTCAACGATCTCTGGACCAGCACCGACGCGATCAGCTGGACCGAAATCTCCATTCCGCCCTTCGGCGATGAATCCCCTGCGGCGCGAAGCAATGCCGTTCTGTACGGGCTGAGCAGCAAGTTGATGCTGTATGGCGGCACCGGTGCAGGCGGGGCTCTCAACGATTGCTGGTTCTGGGACAGCTCCAGCAACTGGGTGCACACCAACGGACCGTCAGTGCCGGCCGGCGCGGCGAATTTCGCGGCAACCCAGTATAATGGCGGCAACTGGCTGATGGGCGGTTCGGTCGGCACCGATTTCGGCAAGGGCGTATGGGTCTATGCCGAATAG
- a CDS encoding NAD(P)H-dependent oxidoreductase, with the protein MRVLVVHAHPVAASFNASLYRLTINRLAANGHEVDAIDLYEDGFDPVMSETERLNYHDLQVNRQPVEAYVERLLAAEALVLVYPVWNYGFPAILKGWFDRVFLPGVSFGLVGGKVQPSLHNIGRILVVTSYGGSRFRSWLMGDPPRKIANRMLRATVRPGAPVTYLAHYDMNLSTDQTRQFFMSRVERALDKI; encoded by the coding sequence ATGCGTGTTCTCGTGGTCCATGCCCATCCGGTCGCAGCAAGCTTCAATGCCAGCCTGTATCGCCTGACCATCAACCGGCTTGCCGCCAATGGCCATGAGGTCGATGCCATCGATCTCTATGAGGACGGGTTCGATCCGGTGATGAGCGAGACGGAGCGGCTCAATTATCACGATCTGCAGGTCAACCGCCAACCGGTTGAAGCCTATGTCGAGCGATTGCTTGCCGCCGAAGCCCTGGTGCTGGTTTATCCGGTGTGGAATTACGGCTTTCCGGCCATTCTCAAGGGCTGGTTCGACCGCGTGTTCCTGCCCGGCGTGTCCTTCGGTCTGGTGGGCGGCAAGGTCCAGCCCTCACTGCACAATATCGGCAGAATCCTGGTCGTGACCTCCTATGGCGGTTCGCGTTTCCGCTCCTGGCTGATGGGCGATCCGCCGCGCAAGATCGCCAACCGGATGCTGCGCGCAACCGTCAGACCGGGTGCGCCTGTCACCTACCTCGCCCACTACGACATGAACCTTTCAACCGACCAGACACGGCAATTTTTCATGTCCAGGGTGGAAAGAGCTTTGGACAAAATCTGA
- a CDS encoding cytosine deaminase, translating to MTPRSITLPASGAFTLANLRLHRSHVRQAEALAFDTDGFALAEIDIAGGLITGISSAGPQPASGNAIDCRGGIVFPAFVDCHTHIDKGHIWGRKPNPDGSFPGALTAVGEDRKARWTADDVERRMEFSLACAYAHGTGSLRTHLDSVPPQEDISWEVFATVRERWKDRIALQAACLFGIDEARNESWFNRLADIVARHRGVLGAVTYMVPDLDHLLDRMFVKAIDLGLDLDFHVDETDDTDAVSLDRIADAALRHGFEGRILVGHCCSLARQPDEQVKATLDKVARAGLSIVSLPMCNMYLQDRRSDATTPRWRGVTLLHEMAARGINVCVASDNTRDPFYAYGDLDVLEVYRESTRILHFDHPVGAWPATVTANPARAMGLSDTGTLTVGGKADLVAFRGRSLTELLSRPESGRTVIRDGQAIDARLPDYSDLDDLMEP from the coding sequence GTGACCCCGCGTTCCATCACCCTGCCCGCCTCCGGGGCCTTTACGCTCGCCAATCTGCGGCTGCACCGGTCCCATGTGCGGCAAGCCGAAGCGCTTGCCTTCGACACCGACGGCTTTGCATTGGCCGAGATCGACATTGCCGGCGGTTTGATCACCGGCATAAGCTCTGCAGGCCCGCAGCCCGCAAGCGGCAATGCCATCGATTGCCGCGGCGGCATCGTGTTCCCGGCTTTCGTCGATTGCCACACCCATATCGACAAGGGCCACATCTGGGGTCGCAAGCCCAACCCCGACGGAAGTTTCCCCGGCGCGCTGACTGCCGTTGGCGAAGACCGGAAAGCCCGTTGGACGGCGGACGATGTCGAGCGGCGGATGGAGTTTTCGCTGGCCTGCGCCTATGCCCACGGCACGGGCTCGCTGCGCACCCATCTTGATTCCGTGCCACCGCAGGAAGACATCTCCTGGGAGGTCTTCGCCACGGTGCGGGAGCGCTGGAAAGACCGGATCGCGCTGCAGGCAGCCTGTCTGTTCGGCATTGACGAAGCTCGAAACGAGAGCTGGTTCAATCGCCTGGCTGATATCGTCGCGCGCCATCGCGGCGTGTTGGGCGCGGTCACCTATATGGTGCCGGATCTTGATCACCTGCTCGACCGGATGTTTGTCAAAGCCATCGATCTGGGGCTGGATCTGGATTTTCACGTCGACGAGACCGACGACACCGATGCTGTGTCGCTTGACCGGATTGCCGACGCCGCCCTGCGTCACGGCTTTGAAGGCAGGATCCTTGTCGGCCATTGCTGCTCGCTGGCGCGCCAGCCGGATGAGCAGGTGAAGGCAACACTCGACAAGGTTGCCCGCGCCGGCCTCTCCATCGTGTCGCTGCCGATGTGCAACATGTATCTGCAGGACCGGCGCAGCGACGCGACGACCCCGCGCTGGCGCGGCGTCACGCTGCTGCATGAAATGGCGGCGCGCGGCATCAATGTCTGCGTCGCGTCCGACAACACCCGCGATCCGTTCTATGCCTATGGCGACCTCGACGTGCTGGAGGTCTATCGCGAATCCACCCGCATCCTGCATTTCGACCATCCGGTCGGCGCCTGGCCCGCGACTGTGACTGCCAACCCCGCACGCGCCATGGGGCTTTCCGATACCGGCACGCTGACCGTGGGCGGCAAGGCTGATCTGGTGGCGTTTCGCGGCCGCAGCCTGACCGAGCTTCTCTCCCGCCCCGAAAGCGGCAGGACGGTGATCCGCGATGGACAAGCGATTGATGCCCGCCTGCCCGACTATAGTGACCTCGACGATCTGATGGAGCCCTGA
- a CDS encoding ABC transporter substrate-binding protein, whose amino-acid sequence MTLLLRSSVALAAVLAFGTQASAAESVTFGTNWLAQPEHGGFYQSVADGTYAACGLDVTIAQGGPQVNNRALLLAGKIEFHMGGNMLEAFSAVEQEIPVRVVAASFQKEPQVLMTHPGQGLDTWEDLKNAEQFILGDAGFQSYYQYMITEYGFDASKRVPYTFNPAPFIANPKSAQQGYITSEPFAVEREGGFKPNLFLVADHGFDTYSTTIETMQATIDEKPEVVKCFVEGSIKGWYNYLYGDNSAANALIQKDNPDMTDEQIAFSIDKLKEYGIVDSGDTETMGIGAMTDERMASFYDKMVKSGVAKDGIDIKASYTLDYVNQGIGLDLKK is encoded by the coding sequence ATGACGCTTCTTCTTCGCTCATCAGTCGCATTGGCGGCTGTCCTGGCTTTCGGCACACAGGCCTCTGCGGCTGAGTCCGTCACCTTCGGCACCAACTGGCTGGCGCAGCCCGAACATGGCGGGTTCTATCAATCCGTGGCCGACGGCACCTATGCCGCCTGCGGTCTCGATGTGACCATTGCCCAGGGCGGACCTCAGGTGAACAACCGCGCATTGCTGCTGGCCGGCAAGATCGAGTTCCACATGGGCGGCAACATGCTCGAAGCCTTCTCGGCGGTCGAGCAGGAGATCCCGGTCAGGGTTGTCGCAGCCTCCTTCCAGAAGGAGCCGCAGGTTCTCATGACCCATCCGGGTCAGGGCCTCGACACCTGGGAAGACCTCAAGAATGCCGAGCAGTTCATTCTCGGCGATGCCGGCTTCCAGAGCTATTACCAATACATGATCACCGAATACGGGTTCGATGCCTCCAAGCGCGTGCCCTACACCTTCAACCCCGCACCTTTCATCGCCAACCCGAAATCGGCGCAGCAGGGCTACATCACCTCCGAGCCCTTCGCGGTCGAACGTGAGGGCGGCTTCAAGCCGAACCTGTTCCTGGTTGCCGATCATGGCTTCGACACCTATTCGACCACCATCGAGACTATGCAGGCGACCATCGACGAAAAGCCTGAAGTGGTGAAATGCTTTGTCGAGGGCTCGATCAAGGGCTGGTACAATTATCTCTATGGCGACAACTCAGCCGCCAATGCGCTGATCCAGAAAGACAATCCGGACATGACCGACGAGCAGATCGCGTTCTCGATCGACAAGCTCAAGGAATATGGCATCGTCGATTCCGGCGACACCGAGACCATGGGCATCGGCGCCATGACCGACGAACGGATGGCAAGCTTTTACGACAAGATGGTCAAATCCGGCGTGGCCAAGGACGGCATCGACATCAAGGCCTCCTACACGCTGGACTATGTCAACCAGGGCATCGGGCTCGACCTGAAGAAATGA